The following coding sequences lie in one Prosthecobacter vanneervenii genomic window:
- the secA gene encoding preprotein translocase subunit SecA, with protein MFNWIIKKIIGTKNQRTVRKLQPVVAEINRIEAQLQNEPEEALRERTQKWQAQFRAFHTPPFLGGVGLRIADEAAVDACLESVEQYFAALKQHFPSLDDSYLAKGAWRSASLEQKKERVDRSREAWNAIQPDFAAIEQKMLNDILPEAYAVVKNAARRMCGREIMVCDHPLGWNMVHFDVQLIGGVALHRGMIAEMATGEGKTLVGTLPTYLNALTGRGVHVITVNDYLARRDSEWMGSLYKFLGLTVGCIQNDQPPHLRREQYLTDITYGTNSEFGFDYLRDNGMASSKDQQVQRGHYFAIVDEVDSVLIDEARTPLIISGPVMAAESNHQYERYKPLVEQLVRRQNTLCNRLITEAKEAAVAGDMDLAGKKLFQVHMGQPKNRALTRCMEEPELRRAMEKAELSLYADTQKVEYFKLKEELYYFIEEKSHDADLTEMGRNFLSPDEPDAFVLPDIATVYSEIDGDKTLSEDARTRKKAEMQDRLSHQGQRIHQISQLLRAYCLYEKDVEYVVEENKVVIVDAQTGRKMAGRRWSDGLHQAVEAKEGVQIDAETQTLATITIQNYFRLYQKLGGMTGTAETDAAEFHDIYSLDVLTIPTNRPVKRQDHNDSIYKTRREKFTAVIELIRELHAKGQPVLVGTASVEASEMVSRMLKLQKITHNVLNAKYHRQEAEIVARAGQRGAVTISTNMAGRGTDIKLGEGVAELGGLFVLATERHESRRVDRQLRGRSARQGDPGESKFFLSFEDDLMRNFGAAERMTKMMERFGMKEGEELQHPWLNRSVETAQKRVEQRNYVWRKRVLEYDDVMNQQREVVYEWRNDVLNSNDTRILINEAVEKGITERLGAFVSKDAKNEEGDDYEGLLSWVNTTFPIGLRAFDDEFMALDFDAKSAFLKDKILGAYEVKVGNANPTVLQEIEKMILLNAIDRLWQEHLFALDALKEGVNLRTYGQKDPLIEFKQEAFTIFAELMNNINGEVLGNLFRSTQQLAAFEHFLAQMAMQQSGGDAPQQRQEEEEQEAPPPSPERDGPRLILPSSVGPRPKPKVTNIGRNDPCPCGSGKKYKQCCGRIA; from the coding sequence ATGTTCAACTGGATCATCAAAAAAATCATCGGCACCAAGAACCAGCGCACCGTGCGCAAGCTCCAGCCCGTGGTGGCCGAGATCAACCGCATCGAAGCGCAGCTGCAAAACGAGCCCGAGGAGGCGCTGCGCGAACGTACGCAGAAGTGGCAGGCTCAGTTCCGTGCCTTTCACACGCCGCCGTTTCTCGGCGGGGTGGGCCTGCGAATCGCCGATGAGGCGGCGGTGGATGCCTGCCTGGAATCCGTGGAGCAGTACTTTGCCGCGCTGAAGCAGCATTTCCCCTCTCTGGACGACAGCTACCTGGCCAAGGGAGCCTGGCGCAGCGCCAGCCTGGAGCAGAAAAAAGAGCGCGTGGACCGCTCCCGCGAAGCCTGGAATGCCATCCAGCCCGACTTTGCCGCCATCGAGCAGAAGATGCTCAATGACATCCTGCCGGAAGCCTACGCCGTGGTGAAAAACGCCGCTCGTCGCATGTGCGGCCGCGAGATCATGGTGTGCGACCACCCGCTGGGCTGGAACATGGTGCACTTTGACGTGCAGCTCATTGGTGGTGTGGCCCTGCACCGCGGAATGATCGCCGAAATGGCCACCGGTGAAGGTAAAACCCTCGTGGGCACCCTGCCGACCTACCTCAATGCGCTGACTGGACGCGGCGTGCACGTGATCACCGTGAACGACTACCTGGCACGACGCGACAGCGAGTGGATGGGCAGCCTTTACAAATTCCTGGGCCTGACCGTGGGCTGCATCCAGAACGACCAGCCGCCGCACCTCCGCCGCGAGCAGTACCTCACGGACATCACCTACGGCACCAACAGCGAGTTCGGCTTTGACTACCTGCGCGACAACGGCATGGCCTCCAGCAAGGACCAGCAGGTTCAGCGCGGCCACTACTTTGCCATCGTGGACGAAGTGGACTCCGTGCTCATCGATGAGGCGCGCACACCCCTCATCATCAGCGGCCCCGTGATGGCTGCCGAGAGCAATCACCAGTATGAGCGCTACAAGCCCCTGGTGGAGCAGCTGGTGCGCCGCCAGAACACGCTGTGCAACCGCCTCATCACCGAGGCCAAGGAGGCCGCCGTCGCCGGAGACATGGATCTGGCCGGCAAGAAGCTCTTCCAGGTGCACATGGGCCAGCCCAAGAACCGCGCCCTCACCCGCTGCATGGAGGAGCCCGAACTCCGCCGTGCCATGGAAAAGGCCGAGCTCTCCCTCTATGCCGACACGCAGAAGGTGGAGTACTTCAAGCTCAAGGAAGAGCTCTACTACTTCATCGAAGAGAAGTCCCACGACGCCGACCTCACCGAGATGGGCCGCAATTTCCTCAGCCCCGACGAGCCGGACGCCTTCGTGCTGCCGGACATCGCCACGGTTTACTCTGAGATCGACGGCGACAAGACGCTCTCTGAAGACGCCCGCACCCGCAAGAAGGCCGAAATGCAGGACCGCCTCTCCCACCAGGGACAGCGCATCCATCAGATCAGCCAGCTGCTGCGTGCCTACTGCCTCTATGAGAAGGACGTGGAGTACGTGGTGGAAGAAAACAAAGTCGTCATCGTGGACGCACAGACGGGCCGTAAGATGGCCGGACGCCGCTGGAGCGACGGCCTGCACCAGGCTGTGGAGGCCAAGGAAGGCGTGCAGATCGACGCTGAGACACAGACCCTGGCCACCATCACCATTCAGAACTACTTCCGACTCTACCAGAAGCTTGGCGGCATGACCGGCACCGCTGAAACGGACGCCGCCGAGTTCCACGACATCTACAGCCTTGATGTGCTCACCATCCCGACCAACCGTCCGGTGAAACGTCAGGACCACAACGACAGCATCTACAAGACCCGCCGCGAGAAGTTCACCGCCGTGATCGAGCTGATCCGCGAGCTGCACGCCAAGGGCCAGCCGGTACTCGTCGGTACCGCCAGCGTGGAAGCCTCTGAAATGGTCTCCCGCATGCTCAAGCTGCAGAAGATCACGCACAACGTGCTGAATGCGAAGTACCACCGCCAGGAGGCCGAGATCGTGGCCCGCGCCGGACAGCGCGGTGCTGTGACCATCTCCACCAACATGGCTGGTCGTGGAACGGACATCAAGCTGGGCGAAGGAGTTGCCGAACTGGGCGGCCTCTTTGTGCTGGCCACGGAGCGCCATGAAAGCCGCCGTGTGGACCGCCAGCTGCGCGGCCGTTCCGCTCGTCAGGGCGACCCCGGCGAGAGCAAGTTCTTCCTCAGCTTTGAAGACGACCTCATGCGCAACTTCGGCGCCGCCGAGCGCATGACGAAGATGATGGAGCGCTTTGGCATGAAGGAGGGGGAGGAGCTCCAGCACCCCTGGCTGAACCGCTCCGTCGAAACCGCGCAGAAACGCGTGGAGCAGCGCAACTACGTCTGGCGCAAGCGCGTGCTGGAATACGATGACGTGATGAACCAGCAGCGCGAAGTCGTCTATGAATGGCGCAACGACGTGCTCAACAGCAACGACACCCGCATCCTCATCAATGAGGCTGTGGAAAAGGGCATCACCGAACGCCTTGGCGCCTTTGTGTCCAAGGACGCGAAGAACGAAGAAGGCGACGACTACGAGGGCCTGCTCTCCTGGGTGAACACGACCTTCCCCATCGGCCTGCGTGCGTTTGATGATGAGTTCATGGCGCTCGACTTCGACGCCAAGTCAGCCTTCCTCAAGGACAAGATCCTCGGTGCCTACGAGGTCAAGGTGGGCAATGCCAACCCGACCGTGCTGCAGGAGATCGAGAAAATGATCCTGCTCAACGCCATCGACCGCCTGTGGCAGGAGCACCTCTTCGCGCTGGATGCGCTGAAGGAAGGTGTGAACCTGCGCACTTACGGCCAGAAGGATCCGCTCATCGAGTTCAAGCAGGAAGCCTTCACGATCTTTGCCGAACTGATGAACAACATCAACGGCGAGGTCCTGGGCAATCTCTTCCGCAGCACGCAGCAGCTCGCCGCCTTTGAGCACTTCCTGGCCCAGATGGCCATGCAGCAGAGCGGAGGCGATGCCCCCCAGCAGCGTCAGGAGGAAGAGGAGCAGGAAGCCCCGCCGCCCAGCCCTGAGCGCGACGGCCCCCGCCTCATCCTCCCCAGTTCCGTAGGTCCGCGCCCCAAGCCCAAAGTGACCAACATCGGCCGCAATGACCCATGCCCCTGCGGCAGCGGGAAGAAGTATAAGCAGTGCTGTGGACGGATCGCGTAA